A genomic window from Planococcus rifietoensis includes:
- a CDS encoding dipeptidase: protein MNATQIDKYFKDHRQAHLEELKSFLRIPSVSSLSEHKADMQKGAEWLIKSLTKAGLENASIDETDGHPVVYADWLHAEGKPTILVYGHYDVQPVDPLHLWETPPFDPHVRDNKLYARGASDDKGQVFMHMKAVEALLQLNGELPVNIKFILEGEEEIGSPSLPKYVEDNKEKLSADIIVISDTGMQGPGRPAVCYGLRGLAGIQIDVKGPKGDLHSGLYGGAVQNPLHAIVEILESFRDKEGVIQVEGFYDDVRPVSDEERAEFAALDFDLENEKQAIDISEDFGEKGYSFVERTWIRPTLEINGITGGFSGEGIKTVLPAEASSKITCRLVPDQDPDDIIAKLKAHVEAHKPAGVTVNITEFDKGKPFLTPYDHPAIQAAGRSYEKVYQVPTAFTRMGGSIPIVAAFDEILGFPVVLMGFGLASENFHAPNEHFHLENFDKGLRVISDYLFEASTLDQ, encoded by the coding sequence ATGAACGCCACTCAAATCGATAAGTACTTCAAAGATCACCGCCAGGCCCATCTCGAAGAATTGAAAAGTTTTTTGCGCATTCCATCGGTCAGCTCCCTTTCCGAACATAAAGCCGATATGCAAAAAGGCGCGGAATGGCTTATTAAATCATTGACGAAAGCAGGCCTTGAAAATGCCAGCATCGATGAAACCGATGGCCATCCGGTCGTCTACGCCGACTGGCTCCACGCCGAAGGCAAACCGACGATCCTTGTTTACGGCCATTACGATGTCCAGCCAGTCGACCCGCTTCATTTATGGGAAACACCGCCTTTCGATCCGCATGTGCGTGACAATAAATTGTATGCGCGCGGTGCAAGCGACGATAAAGGCCAAGTATTTATGCATATGAAAGCGGTCGAGGCATTGCTTCAGTTGAATGGAGAACTTCCCGTCAATATCAAATTCATCCTTGAGGGTGAGGAAGAGATCGGCAGCCCAAGCTTGCCGAAATACGTCGAAGACAATAAAGAAAAACTTTCGGCTGATATTATCGTCATTTCCGACACAGGCATGCAAGGCCCGGGCCGTCCAGCTGTCTGCTACGGGCTGCGCGGTCTCGCGGGCATCCAGATCGACGTCAAAGGCCCTAAAGGCGACCTGCACTCTGGTCTTTACGGCGGTGCTGTCCAGAACCCGCTGCATGCCATTGTGGAAATCCTTGAATCGTTCCGCGATAAAGAAGGCGTCATCCAAGTCGAAGGCTTCTATGACGATGTCCGTCCCGTGTCGGACGAAGAACGTGCTGAATTTGCCGCGCTTGATTTTGATTTGGAAAATGAAAAGCAGGCAATCGACATTTCAGAAGATTTCGGCGAGAAAGGCTATTCATTCGTCGAGCGGACATGGATCCGCCCGACACTCGAGATCAATGGCATCACCGGCGGATTTTCCGGCGAAGGCATTAAGACCGTCTTGCCAGCAGAAGCCAGCTCAAAGATCACTTGCCGCCTCGTTCCTGACCAAGACCCGGATGACATCATCGCCAAGCTGAAAGCGCATGTTGAAGCGCACAAGCCAGCGGGTGTCACGGTGAATATTACCGAATTCGATAAGGGCAAGCCGTTCCTGACGCCATACGACCATCCGGCCATCCAGGCAGCGGGCCGCTCGTATGAAAAGGTGTATCAAGTGCCGACCGCTTTCACGCGCATGGGCGGCTCGATCCCGATTGTCGCTGCGTTCGATGAAATTCTTGGATTCCCTGTCGTCTTGATGGGCTTCGGGCTGGCATCGGAAAATTTCCACGCACCGAACGAACATTTCCATTTGGAGAACTTCGATAAAGGGCTCCGCGTAATCAGTGATTACTTGTTTGAAGCATCAACACTAGACCAATAA
- a CDS encoding DegV family protein gives MKKPIAWIMDTTGYVTEQFKSHPDVYIVPLNIHFGSEEFIDDGIDLSNDELYARMKSSKDFPKTSQPSAGKFAELYEKLKEEYECAIAVHASAKLSGTIASSMTGAEMTDFKVYTVDSLALSYGLSGLLDRGLKLQDQGLSAEEITQRLEQETTDFRNFILIGNLSQLYKGGRMSGAQYYIGSVLKIKPIVQLTEKGELEPIDKVRSHKKALAYLLDRAKADHEQYGIDYFQIMHGHIPEQAEELKTELLKFAPDAEVLIGNLSSSLAVHAGEGTLAFMWRRPPAHV, from the coding sequence ATGAAAAAACCGATTGCATGGATCATGGATACGACCGGATATGTCACAGAACAATTCAAATCGCACCCCGATGTCTATATCGTCCCGCTGAATATCCATTTTGGCTCGGAAGAATTTATCGATGACGGCATCGATCTCTCAAACGATGAATTATACGCACGCATGAAAAGCTCAAAGGATTTCCCGAAAACCTCCCAGCCATCTGCAGGGAAATTTGCGGAACTTTATGAAAAGCTGAAAGAGGAATACGAATGCGCCATCGCTGTCCATGCCTCCGCCAAATTGAGTGGCACGATCGCTTCTTCCATGACCGGCGCCGAGATGACGGATTTCAAGGTATACACTGTCGATTCACTCGCTTTGTCATACGGGCTGTCTGGGCTTCTTGATCGCGGATTGAAGCTGCAAGATCAAGGGCTTTCCGCTGAAGAAATTACCCAGCGGCTTGAGCAGGAAACGACAGATTTCCGCAATTTCATCTTGATCGGCAATTTGAGCCAATTGTATAAAGGCGGCCGGATGAGCGGCGCACAGTATTACATCGGCAGCGTCCTGAAGATCAAGCCGATCGTCCAGCTTACCGAGAAAGGCGAACTTGAGCCGATCGACAAAGTTCGTTCCCATAAGAAAGCGCTGGCTTATTTGCTCGATCGTGCAAAAGCAGACCACGAACAATACGGGATCGATTACTTCCAGATTATGCACGGGCACATCCCCGAACAAGCCGAAGAACTGAAAACAGAACTTTTGAAGTTCGCGCCTGATGCGGAAGTACTAATCGGCAACTTGAGTTCATCCTTGGCTGTCCATGCCGGAGAAGGCACCTTAGCCTTTATGTGGAGACGCCCACCTGCCCACGTATAA
- a CDS encoding phospholipase D-like domain-containing protein, with protein sequence MRRIKDYSKRRRIIMGIVGILAAMYIIVVIWQTFKPLPEGVSFAGDLHSVEQVEMIYDLSYAQDKKGTDLESELRIFDEIHELIDEAEEFLVLDLFLFDNYNDTETAYPAIAERLADHLIEKKKENPDFPIYFITDPLNVGYGSYESLLLETLETEGVEVIITDLDKLRDSMPLYSGLYRVIFQWFDNPGDGWIANAMSSDAPDMTLSSYMQMMNIKANHRKTVVSEQEAIISSANPHDASGLHGNMAFRVSGPVLDDILEAEEAVSKLSGGPDFPRAEMPEQSGEYEVQYVTERQILKALLKHMDSTEEGDSIQMAMFYLSESSVVDSLVEASNRGVEVQLVLDPNKNAFGNEKTGLPNRPAVNGMVDAASDSLAVRWYNPVVGQFHTKTIMIQTGEETVILGGSANMTERTLMDYNLEADILIKAPTDSELVGELDTYFERLWNNEDALYTLDLEEYQDEFTFWQRGIYNFQKLFKLTTY encoded by the coding sequence ATGAGAAGAATCAAGGATTACAGCAAGCGAAGGCGCATTATTATGGGAATTGTAGGGATACTTGCTGCGATGTATATAATTGTAGTAATTTGGCAGACATTTAAACCTTTGCCCGAGGGTGTTTCATTCGCGGGCGATCTGCACAGTGTCGAACAAGTGGAAATGATTTATGACCTGAGCTATGCACAGGATAAGAAAGGCACCGATTTGGAAAGTGAACTGCGGATTTTCGATGAAATCCATGAACTGATTGATGAGGCGGAAGAATTTCTCGTGCTTGATTTGTTCCTATTCGATAATTACAACGATACGGAAACCGCGTATCCAGCGATTGCAGAACGCTTGGCGGATCATTTAATTGAAAAAAAGAAAGAAAATCCCGATTTCCCGATTTATTTCATCACCGACCCATTGAATGTGGGGTACGGTTCTTATGAAAGTTTGCTGCTAGAAACCTTGGAAACGGAAGGCGTTGAAGTGATCATCACTGATCTCGACAAATTGCGCGATTCGATGCCGCTGTATTCAGGATTGTACCGTGTAATCTTTCAATGGTTCGATAATCCGGGGGACGGTTGGATAGCAAATGCCATGTCTAGCGACGCACCGGATATGACGCTTTCATCTTACATGCAAATGATGAACATCAAGGCGAATCATCGGAAGACCGTTGTTTCAGAGCAGGAAGCAATCATCAGTTCAGCCAATCCGCACGATGCAAGCGGTTTACATGGCAATATGGCATTCCGAGTCAGCGGGCCGGTGCTCGATGATATTCTGGAAGCTGAGGAAGCGGTCTCGAAATTATCAGGTGGCCCAGATTTTCCGAGAGCGGAAATGCCTGAACAATCAGGTGAATATGAAGTGCAATATGTCACTGAACGGCAAATTTTGAAAGCTCTCTTAAAGCATATGGACAGTACAGAGGAAGGCGATAGCATCCAGATGGCCATGTTCTATTTATCCGAGAGTAGTGTAGTCGACAGTCTGGTGGAAGCATCGAATCGCGGCGTGGAAGTACAGCTTGTACTCGATCCAAACAAAAATGCATTTGGTAACGAAAAGACCGGTTTGCCGAACCGGCCGGCAGTGAACGGGATGGTGGATGCAGCCAGCGACTCTTTGGCAGTCCGCTGGTACAATCCGGTAGTCGGGCAATTCCATACCAAAACAATAATGATTCAAACTGGCGAAGAAACGGTCATTCTAGGCGGTTCCGCCAATATGACCGAACGCACGCTGATGGATTATAATTTAGAAGCGGATATTCTCATCAAAGCGCCGACCGATAGCGAATTGGTCGGCGAACTGGATACGTATTTCGAACGGCTGTGGAACAACGAAGATGCCCTCTACACACTCGACCTGGAAGAATACCAAGACGAGTTCACGTTCTGGCAGCGCGGCATCTACAACTTCCAAAAGCTCTTCAAGCTGACGACTTATTGA
- a CDS encoding DUF2804 domain-containing protein produces the protein MQHVERELTEHVKLCDAKGQLNPNAIGYAKKPLVECNLKGNFMRKKKWNYWCVFGDEIVFSATICHLDYAAVCFVYFLNYETQRFFEKTVMVPYSRNLRLSDSVLDNSLFHNSEISVHSIYEEGKTRLAVTIPDFDGEKLHAALTIAHPAEMESLNVVIPWNRQTFQFTSKHHALPTNGTVQIGPKRYEFDEMDSFSVLDYGRGVWPRTAVWNWAMASQHSLGKVIGLNFGGKWTDGTGMTENAFFVNGRMTKISEDVIFLYDAEDFKKPWLIHTKLTDDVKLTFTPFYERVSKSDARLVKSEVHQLFGYYNGYVRYADGKKLKIHQLLGSAEEHYAKW, from the coding sequence ATGCAACATGTGGAACGCGAACTTACAGAACACGTTAAATTATGTGATGCCAAAGGCCAATTGAATCCCAATGCCATCGGTTATGCCAAAAAACCGCTTGTCGAGTGCAATTTGAAAGGCAATTTCATGCGTAAGAAAAAATGGAATTATTGGTGTGTATTCGGTGATGAAATCGTCTTTTCAGCCACTATCTGCCATTTGGATTATGCCGCTGTCTGCTTCGTCTATTTCCTTAATTATGAAACACAGCGCTTTTTTGAAAAAACGGTCATGGTGCCCTACTCCAGGAATTTACGCTTATCTGATAGTGTATTGGACAACTCGCTTTTCCATAATTCCGAGATATCGGTTCATTCCATCTATGAAGAGGGCAAAACGCGTTTGGCAGTAACCATCCCTGATTTCGACGGGGAAAAATTACATGCAGCACTGACAATCGCCCATCCGGCCGAAATGGAATCGCTGAACGTCGTCATTCCGTGGAATCGCCAAACCTTTCAATTCACCTCGAAACATCATGCCTTGCCGACAAACGGAACGGTTCAAATCGGGCCAAAGCGTTATGAGTTTGACGAAATGGATAGCTTTTCTGTTTTGGACTATGGCCGGGGCGTATGGCCGCGGACAGCCGTCTGGAATTGGGCCATGGCTTCCCAGCATTCGCTCGGAAAAGTGATCGGCTTGAATTTCGGCGGCAAATGGACCGATGGCACGGGCATGACGGAAAATGCCTTTTTCGTTAATGGCCGTATGACCAAAATCAGCGAAGATGTCATTTTCCTTTACGATGCTGAAGATTTCAAGAAGCCGTGGCTGATCCACACAAAATTGACCGATGACGTCAAATTGACGTTCACTCCATTTTACGAACGCGTGTCAAAATCGGATGCACGTCTTGTGAAATCGGAAGTTCACCAATTGTTCGGCTATTATAATGGCTATGTCCGCTACGCAGATGGCAAGAAGCTGAAAATTCACCAATTGCTCGGTTCTGCAGAAGAACATTACGCAAAGTGGTAA
- a CDS encoding RNA polymerase sigma factor: MEELYAEYNRYIYHLCLKLTRNKAEAEDLMQEVWLKVVRYESSIAQVDHAKAWLTTICMNTFRDRYRKNVRRSKHIANQPEGLDVSLLDLIPTDETGTAELLEKQDVSVMIRHKISELDAIYRTTIVYFYVHQYSLVEIAETMKVSIGTVKSRLHRGKQRLKDMLMEDVRTREYVVIA; the protein is encoded by the coding sequence ATGGAAGAGCTATATGCCGAATATAACCGCTATATCTATCATTTATGCCTAAAACTTACCCGCAACAAAGCCGAAGCTGAGGACTTGATGCAGGAAGTATGGCTGAAAGTAGTACGCTATGAATCATCAATCGCCCAAGTTGACCATGCCAAAGCCTGGCTGACGACCATTTGCATGAATACATTCCGAGACCGCTACCGCAAAAATGTGCGCCGCAGCAAACATATCGCCAACCAGCCGGAAGGGCTCGATGTCTCGCTGCTGGATTTGATCCCGACCGATGAGACGGGTACCGCTGAATTATTGGAAAAACAAGATGTCTCTGTCATGATCCGCCACAAAATCTCGGAACTGGATGCGATTTACCGGACGACAATCGTTTACTTTTACGTGCATCAATATTCACTTGTTGAAATTGCGGAGACGATGAAAGTATCGATCGGTACGGTAAAATCCCGCCTGCACCGCGGCAAACAGCGCTTGAAAGACATGCTTATGGAAGATGTAAGAACCCGCGAATATGTAGTGATTGCCTAG
- a CDS encoding SE1832 family protein: MNKQEIEYAIAELKSDYVRQQGDIEKLETTGHTKMVDKAEERLEQMEQRLAELNKKLAEL, encoded by the coding sequence TTGAACAAGCAGGAAATCGAATACGCCATCGCCGAACTGAAGAGCGATTACGTACGCCAACAGGGTGATATTGAAAAATTGGAAACGACCGGCCACACGAAAATGGTCGACAAAGCCGAAGAACGGCTTGAACAAATGGAACAGCGTCTTGCGGAATTAAACAAAAAACTCGCGGAACTTTAA
- a CDS encoding cation:proton antiporter: MLIIFLGVLSQWIAWRLRLPAIVLMSIAGLLIGPIFGVISPEESFGDLFRPLVSLAVAIILFEGSLNLNFKEIRGFSKPVWRIVTFGALLAWAGGTLASHYVAGLSWAVSFVIGGLFIVTGPTVIMPLLRQAKLKARPAALLKWEGIIVDPFGALLALFAFQFVLFAEGDVTAAAFGLFFLAALFATVLGAAAGLGMGWMFERGQIPEFLKSPMVFGVVLLTFVISDIVMHETGLLAVTAMGMVMANMNITSINDMRHFKETMSILLISSVFMMLTASLSMEVLFEIFNWSIISFVLVMLFIVRPLSIWVSTIGTDLSWQEKALVGWIAPRGIVALTVSGYFASVLLDAGFEDAELLTALTFALVFSTVVAHGFSITWVGRKLGLASAEDPGIIIIGASRFTTAMAKALYDMDKNVLLVDDSWGRLQKARQIGIKTYVGNILSEHTEYEVDLTPYEKMIVASETDSFNALVVNNFVPEMGRINLFQTALHQGDPADFHSSLSGRILFTEDWNIHVLDEKEEQGYAIRSTKLTERFTYEEFNQRWSANTIPLFIETAQGNIEFFTSDKVLEPKQGDTIISFTGPERDSDRIQERLETKRIKKDSQTKE, translated from the coding sequence ATGTTAATTATTTTCCTCGGCGTTCTGTCACAATGGATCGCCTGGCGTCTCCGCCTTCCAGCGATTGTGTTGATGTCGATTGCCGGGTTGTTGATTGGCCCAATATTTGGCGTGATTTCCCCGGAAGAGAGTTTTGGGGATTTATTCCGGCCGCTCGTGTCGCTTGCGGTTGCCATCATCTTGTTTGAAGGCAGCTTGAACTTGAATTTCAAGGAGATCCGCGGATTCAGTAAGCCGGTATGGCGGATTGTTACATTCGGTGCTTTGCTTGCCTGGGCAGGAGGGACTTTAGCTTCCCATTATGTCGCTGGCCTTTCATGGGCGGTGTCATTTGTCATCGGAGGCTTATTCATCGTGACAGGGCCGACCGTCATCATGCCTTTGCTTCGACAAGCTAAGCTAAAAGCCCGGCCTGCCGCCTTATTGAAATGGGAAGGCATCATCGTCGACCCGTTTGGTGCATTATTGGCTTTGTTTGCATTCCAATTCGTATTATTTGCAGAAGGGGATGTCACCGCTGCTGCATTCGGGCTGTTCTTCCTCGCGGCGCTTTTCGCGACCGTACTCGGTGCAGCAGCAGGGCTCGGGATGGGCTGGATGTTCGAGCGCGGCCAAATTCCGGAATTTTTAAAATCGCCGATGGTGTTCGGCGTGGTGTTATTGACGTTTGTGATCTCGGACATTGTAATGCATGAGACCGGTTTACTTGCGGTAACAGCAATGGGGATGGTCATGGCCAATATGAACATTACCTCCATCAACGATATGCGGCATTTTAAAGAGACGATGTCCATTCTGTTGATTTCCAGTGTCTTCATGATGCTGACGGCTTCACTCAGCATGGAGGTGCTGTTTGAAATTTTCAATTGGTCTATTATTTCGTTTGTACTGGTCATGCTGTTTATTGTCCGTCCGTTGTCCATTTGGGTGTCGACCATCGGCACCGACTTGAGCTGGCAGGAAAAAGCCTTGGTCGGATGGATCGCCCCACGAGGCATTGTTGCACTGACTGTATCGGGTTATTTCGCCAGCGTCTTATTGGATGCCGGCTTTGAAGATGCGGAACTATTGACCGCGTTGACCTTTGCGCTCGTGTTTTCTACAGTTGTTGCGCATGGATTTTCCATTACATGGGTCGGCCGCAAATTGGGTCTCGCTTCAGCGGAAGATCCGGGAATCATCATTATCGGGGCCAGCCGATTCACGACTGCGATGGCGAAAGCCCTTTACGATATGGATAAAAACGTGTTGCTCGTCGATGATTCCTGGGGCCGCCTGCAAAAAGCGCGCCAAATCGGTATTAAGACTTATGTCGGGAATATCCTTTCCGAGCATACGGAATATGAAGTGGATTTAACGCCTTACGAGAAAATGATTGTCGCTTCAGAAACGGATTCATTCAATGCGCTTGTCGTCAATAACTTCGTCCCGGAAATGGGGCGCATCAATTTGTTCCAGACGGCACTTCACCAAGGAGATCCTGCTGATTTCCACTCCTCATTGAGCGGGCGTATTCTTTTCACCGAAGATTGGAACATCCACGTGCTTGATGAAAAAGAAGAACAAGGCTACGCTATCCGTTCGACGAAATTGACCGAGCGTTTCACATATGAAGAATTCAATCAGAGATGGTCCGCCAATACGATTCCATTATTCATTGAAACGGCACAGGGCAATATTGAGTTCTTCACATCCGACAAAGTACTGGAGCCGAAGCAAGGCGATACCATCATTAGCTTCACGGGGCCGGAGCGTGATTCCGACCGCATCCAGGAGCGCCTGGAAACAAAACGCATCAAAAAGGATTCTCAGACTAAAGAATGA
- a CDS encoding glycerol-3-phosphate acyltransferase — MVILYWIGSYLLGTVLTALWIGKWKGVDLTASGSGNPGARNALAVLGRRASLLVFLGDFLKGSIVVWAGLWLEFSLLSVAVAGLLSVIGHIYPLWRKGRGGKGISTFAGVAFWLTPDLFLAMIVLSFAFYPWLKSATLSMLAGFSAFFAVAFAFQVQSVVWPLFLAIIIIVIRHKVDIKISMETRFPSNKA, encoded by the coding sequence ATGGTTATTTTGTATTGGATAGGCAGTTATTTACTTGGCACTGTTTTGACCGCACTATGGATAGGGAAATGGAAAGGTGTAGACCTGACTGCTTCAGGAAGCGGCAATCCCGGCGCCCGCAACGCCTTGGCCGTTCTTGGCCGCAGAGCCTCCCTATTGGTATTTCTCGGCGACTTCCTGAAAGGATCGATCGTCGTGTGGGCAGGGCTTTGGCTCGAATTCTCTTTATTATCTGTTGCCGTCGCGGGATTACTTTCAGTCATCGGGCATATTTATCCGCTATGGCGCAAAGGCCGTGGGGGCAAAGGCATCTCGACTTTTGCCGGTGTCGCCTTCTGGCTGACGCCCGATTTGTTTTTAGCGATGATTGTCTTGTCATTCGCTTTCTATCCGTGGCTGAAAAGCGCCACTTTATCGATGCTCGCAGGTTTCAGCGCTTTTTTCGCCGTCGCTTTTGCGTTTCAAGTGCAATCCGTAGTCTGGCCGCTGTTTCTGGCCATTATTATTATTGTAATTCGGCACAAAGTGGATATTAAAATTTCAATGGAGACACGTTTTCCTTCAAACAAAGCATGA
- a CDS encoding ABC-F family ATP-binding cassette domain-containing protein — MSLLTVESLSHTFGDRTLFNDISFRLVEGEHVGLVGANGVGKSTLMNILTGKQIHDEGKVEWQPKTHYGYLDQHTQLAPGRTIRQTLQDAFLPLYEKEKELNDIAMQMGEADPEQLETLLEQMAEVQDALDAGDFYTLDVKVEEIARGLGLDAIGLERSVESLSGGQRTKLLLAKLLLEKPKVLLLDEPTNYLDEEHIQWLVNYLKNYPHAFLLISHDTEFMSSVTGVIFHLEFSRLNRYTASYEKFIELAELAKKQHLEAYEKQEDMIKKTETFIAKNKARASTTGRAKSRQKQLDRMDRIEKPEMAAKPQFAFKETRSPSRYVVEAEALRIGYDKPLLPPLSFMIERGEKIALVGMNGVGKSTLLKTMLGKIKPLDGDVIRGEYLTPSYFEQEVKAPTHRPIDEIWDAYPSMDQGQVRGALARTGLKSEHIGRPMNQLSGGEQAKVRLCKLMLEESNWLIFDEPTNHLDIDAKAELKRAMQAYKGTIVLVSHEPDFYDGLATKVWNVEDWIEAGKQTQE; from the coding sequence ATGAGTTTATTAACAGTAGAAAGCTTGAGCCACACATTCGGTGACCGTACCCTATTCAATGATATTTCTTTTCGTTTAGTCGAAGGGGAACACGTTGGGCTCGTTGGGGCAAACGGCGTCGGAAAATCGACACTGATGAATATTTTGACAGGCAAGCAAATCCATGACGAAGGAAAAGTCGAATGGCAGCCAAAGACCCATTACGGCTATTTGGACCAGCACACACAGCTGGCACCAGGCCGCACCATCCGCCAAACTTTGCAGGATGCTTTCTTGCCGCTTTATGAAAAAGAAAAAGAATTGAACGATATCGCCATGCAAATGGGCGAAGCCGATCCGGAACAGCTCGAAACTTTGCTCGAACAGATGGCCGAAGTGCAGGATGCACTGGATGCCGGTGATTTCTATACTTTGGATGTCAAAGTGGAAGAAATCGCACGCGGGCTCGGGCTCGATGCTATCGGGCTTGAGCGCAGCGTCGAATCGCTTTCAGGCGGGCAGCGGACAAAGCTTTTATTAGCAAAGCTATTGCTGGAAAAACCGAAAGTGTTATTGCTAGATGAGCCGACCAACTATCTGGATGAAGAACATATCCAGTGGCTCGTCAATTACTTGAAAAACTATCCGCATGCTTTCCTGCTCATTTCGCATGATACGGAATTCATGAGTTCAGTGACTGGGGTTATTTTCCACTTGGAATTCTCCCGTTTAAACCGCTACACTGCCTCTTACGAAAAGTTCATTGAGCTTGCGGAATTGGCAAAAAAGCAACATCTCGAAGCTTACGAAAAACAAGAAGACATGATCAAGAAAACCGAAACCTTTATCGCGAAGAACAAAGCGCGCGCTTCGACTACTGGACGCGCAAAATCCCGCCAGAAGCAATTGGACCGCATGGACCGCATCGAAAAGCCGGAAATGGCGGCCAAACCGCAATTCGCCTTTAAAGAAACACGCAGCCCAAGCCGCTATGTTGTCGAAGCGGAAGCGTTGCGCATCGGCTACGACAAGCCTTTATTGCCGCCTTTATCGTTCATGATCGAACGCGGCGAAAAAATCGCGCTCGTCGGCATGAACGGTGTCGGGAAATCGACTTTGCTCAAGACGATGCTCGGCAAGATCAAGCCGCTCGACGGAGACGTCATCCGCGGTGAATATTTGACGCCTAGCTATTTCGAACAGGAAGTCAAAGCCCCGACGCATCGCCCGATCGATGAAATCTGGGATGCCTATCCTTCGATGGACCAGGGTCAAGTGCGCGGCGCCCTTGCCCGCACCGGCTTAAAGAGCGAACACATCGGCCGCCCGATGAACCAATTGAGCGGTGGCGAGCAAGCAAAAGTGCGCTTGTGCAAATTGATGCTCGAAGAAAGCAATTGGCTGATCTTTGATGAACCGACGAATCACTTGGACATCGATGCGAAAGCTGAACTCAAGCGTGCGATGCAAGCTTATAAAGGCACAATCGTTCTCGTCAGCCACGAACCGGATTTCTACGACGGCCTAGCCACAAAAGTATGGAACGTGGAAGACTGGATCGAAGCCGGTAAGCAAACTCAAGAGTAA
- a CDS encoding hemolysin family protein, translated as MFIALALFLIMSFFLSGSETALTAVNRMKVHLRAEQGDIKAQKLEKLIAKPDRMITTILIGNNISNIMLPTLVTTIAITEGWEVGLATAILTVVLIIFGEVLPKTIAATFADKIAYIVAPVIAFLVLIFKPLTWLLAQFTNIFIRIISKGSVKEATMTKEELRTMVDIASTEGTFEADESERIKGVLDFPHKDVSDVMSTHRTDTVGISIDLNYEEVRDLILDSSYTRYPVYEESMDNVVGLFYSKKLIEWSMNPNLTLAELMDDNPLFVVQSVSVEKVFKLMMAKKKHMAVILDEYGGTLGIVTHEDIIEEMIGQDIEDETDDEDDELVFEINDSQLSCHGRLEIEDVNEMFEVEVPEDHDTIAGFVMQQLGHVPEVGEEFTYENLHVIVNEMDRNRIERLTITKIAEPEEQETISENGTKRQ; from the coding sequence TTGTTTATAGCATTGGCATTATTTCTGATCATGTCGTTTTTCCTGTCGGGAAGCGAAACGGCACTCACGGCAGTTAATAGGATGAAGGTCCATCTTCGCGCGGAGCAGGGGGATATCAAAGCCCAGAAGCTTGAAAAGTTGATCGCGAAGCCGGACCGAATGATTACGACTATTTTGATCGGTAATAATATTTCCAATATCATGCTGCCTACGCTCGTCACGACTATCGCCATCACGGAAGGGTGGGAGGTCGGACTGGCGACAGCCATCTTGACGGTTGTCCTCATCATTTTCGGTGAAGTGCTGCCAAAGACCATTGCCGCGACTTTTGCCGATAAAATCGCTTATATCGTAGCGCCGGTAATCGCATTTCTCGTTCTTATCTTTAAGCCTTTAACATGGCTGCTCGCCCAGTTCACTAATATCTTCATCCGCATCATCTCTAAAGGCAGCGTCAAAGAAGCGACGATGACGAAGGAAGAGCTGCGGACGATGGTCGATATCGCTTCGACGGAAGGAACCTTCGAGGCAGATGAATCGGAACGCATTAAAGGCGTGCTTGATTTCCCGCATAAGGATGTTTCGGATGTTATGTCGACACACCGCACGGACACAGTCGGCATATCGATCGACCTGAACTATGAAGAAGTCCGTGACTTGATCCTGGATTCTTCATATACGCGTTATCCTGTATACGAAGAAAGCATGGACAATGTCGTTGGCTTGTTCTATTCCAAAAAACTCATCGAATGGTCGATGAACCCGAACTTGACCTTGGCGGAATTAATGGATGATAATCCGTTATTCGTTGTGCAATCGGTGAGCGTCGAGAAAGTATTCAAATTGATGATGGCGAAGAAAAAACATATGGCTGTCATTTTGGATGAATACGGCGGAACGCTCGGGATTGTGACGCACGAAGACATCATCGAGGAAATGATCGGCCAGGATATTGAAGACGAAACCGACGATGAAGACGACGAATTGGTCTTCGAAATCAACGACAGCCAATTATCTTGCCACGGCCGTTTGGAAATTGAAGATGTCAATGAAATGTTCGAAGTCGAGGTTCCAGAAGACCATGACACGATTGCTGGTTTTGTCATGCAGCAGCTTGGCCATGTGCCGGAAGTCGGCGAAGAATTCACTTACGAAAACCTGCATGTTATCGTCAATGAGATGGATAGAAATCGCATTGAACGGCTAACAATCACAAAGATTGCTGAACCTGAAGAGCAGGAAACAATCAGCGAAAACGGAACTAAGAGACAATAA